The region agagagaatgataagcctatggatgaggatcaccacaagaaaaggatttcttgataagatcatttttggtccaatccagaacctaagagcaaatactctcacttacacaatgtgtaaacttgccaaaattcattgatctaaaaagaagatacatgcctcctttatataggaatggcttaagataaaaaaataactcctaagaaaacaaaagggtttcaaccactaattatcatgatagtggattgagttattacaaagaaagtgcaaaataaagAAGAGATAGTGGGGTTTTTGAAAGGGCAAAATAATGGCAATTCTTTATTTACCACTTCTCTTGTAATTTTCGTCCATTATAGTGTGGTTATtggtatttcctttatttttatttatttatgcattattGGGCCTTTTATCACATGCTTGGATGATAAGAATAAACTTGGGCTCTTTTTCTTCAATCTGGCCCATGCATTCTATTGACTTGATCATGAAGTGAACTAAAGCATCATTGACTCTTCTTGCACGTGCCCTTGTCATAGGACCTCCTAAGCCTTGCATTGTATCATTTATGTCTTGGATTATGTCCTCATCATTCCCTCCTTCTTGAAAAGAATTCGACCTCGAATTTAGACCATCATCACCTACATCAAAAGGAGATAAATCAGCCACATTAAAAGTAGTACTTACTCCATACTCACCTGGAAGTTCTATTTTGTAGGCATTGTCATTGATCCTTGAAAGTACTTGAAATGGTCCATCTCCCCTAAGTTGAAGTTTGGACTTCCTTTGTGATGGGAATCTCTCTTTTCTCATATGTATCCGAACCCAATCCCCGGGTTCAAAAATAACTTTCTTTCGCCCTTTGTTTGCACTTTTTGCAtaacttttatttttcttttcaatttgcaATTTTACTTGTTCATGCAATTTTCTCACAAATTCAGCCTTAGCTTTCCCATCTTTATGCTTCAAAATAGATGTGTTAGGCAATGGTAACAAATCAAGAGGTGTTAAAGGATTAAAACCATACACAATCTCGAAAGGTGAATGTTGTGTAGTGCTATGGACAGCCCTATTAACCATTCCTCCcacatttttaaattctttttaagAACAACCCTAAGAAGAGTAGAAAGAGTTCTAtttactacttcagtttgtccATCTGTTTGGGGATGACAAGTAGTGGAAAATAATAACTTTGTACCCACCTTTCCCCACAAAGTCCTCCAAAAATGGCTTAAGAACTTGGAGTCACGATCAGAGACAATGCTCCTTGGTAAGCCATGTAGGCGCACCACTTCCTTAAAGAACAAATCAGCAACATGACACGCATCATCCACCTTTTTACATGGAATAAAATGTGCCATTTTTGAAAACCTGTCCACAACTACAAAAATAGAACCTTTGCCATTCTTTGTTCTAGGCAGCCCCAAAACAAAGTCCATGGAAATGTCAATCCAAGGAAATTCAGGTACAGGCAAAGGAGTATACAAACCAtgaggcataacttttgatttaGCCTTTTTACACACAATGCATCTTTCACAAAGCTTTTGGACATCAATTTTCATGTGAGGCCAATGAAAATGTTCTTTTAAGAATTCTAGAGTTTTAGAAACCCCAAAATGACCCATTAGTCCTCCCTCATGCGCCTCTTTTACAAGTAATTCTCTAATGGAACCTTTAGGCACACAtagttttttttctttaaataaatAGCCATTGTGCCTAAAATACCCATTGAAGGCAGTATGCTCACAAGCTaaaaattttgaagaaaattcAAGGTCACTTTTATACAAATCTTTAATATGCTCAAGACCAAAAACTTTTGTTTCAAGAGTAGAAAGCAAGACATGTCTTCTTGAGAGTGCATCTGCCACAACATTAGATTTACCTTTCTTATGCTTGATTACATAAGGAAATTGTTCAAGAAACTCAACCCACTTGGCATGCCTCTTATTCAACTTACCTTGTCCCTTCAAATGTTTCAAGGATTCATGATCACTATGAATGACAAACTCTTTGGGCAGCAAGTAATGTTGCCAAGTTTGTAGAGCTCTCACCAAGGAATACAATTCCTTATCATATGTAGAATAATTAAGGGCAGCCCCTTTTAGCTTTTCACTAAAATAAGCAAGTGGATGACCTTCCTGCAACAAAACAGCTCCAATTCCCACATTAGATGCATCGcattcaatttcaaaagattTAGAAAAATTAGGCAATGCAAGAACTGGTGCTTGGGTGAGCTTTTCCTTTAGGGCAGCAAAGGCTTGCTCTTGTTTTTCACCCCATTTAAAACCAACATCCTTTTTAACAATTTCATTGAGGGGTGCTGCCAAGGTACTAAAGTCCTTCACAAACCTCCTATAAAAACTAGCCAAACCATGAAAGCTTCTTACCTCACTTACATTTTTGGGAGGAGGCCACTCTCGAATGGCTTTCACCTTTTCCTTATCAACGTGGACTCCTTTAGAGCTTACAATGAAACCTAAGAAAATCACATGATCGGTGCAAAAGACACATTTTTCTAGGTTGGCATACAAATTTTCATATCTTAGCACTTGCAAAACAGCCTTTAAATGAATGCAATGATCATCTAAGTTCTTGCtataaatcaaaatatcatcaaaatacacaacaacaaacttacCCAAGAACTCCCTTAACACATGGTTCATTAGTCTCATGAAAGTACTAGGTGCATtagttaatccaaaaggcataaccatccactcatacaaaccaaattttgttttaaaagcAGTTTtccattcatccccttcccttATTCTAATTTGGTGATATCcacttttcaaatcaattttagaaAATAAGCATGCACCAAACAATTCATCAAGCAAATCATCTAGTCTAGGAATAGGATGCCTATATTTAATGGTAATATTGTTAATGGCCCTACAATCAGTGCACATCCTCCAACTACCATCCTTTTTAGGGACTAGAATAATAGGGACAACACAAGGACTTAAACTTTCTCTTACCCATCCTTTACTTATCAATTCAGCAACTTGCCTTTGTATCTCTTGAGTTTGTTGTGGATTGCTTCTATATGCTGGCCTATTAGGCAAAGATGCTCCTGGATTGAGATCAATATGATGTTCAATTCCTCTTATAGGTGGTAAACCACTTGGCACCTCTTCCGGAAACAATTCTTTAAATTCCTGCAAAAGAGACTCAATACAATTTGTCAATTTTGTTTCATTAGAAATAGTGGTTAGCAAAGGCACCTCCTTGCAAAAGAGCAAGTACAAAGGCTGGTGTGACACAATTGCTTCTTTCACATCTCTTTTTTTTGCAATTAaactttgtttcttttctcttttatcattctttttcttttcattcttttctttttctttttctttttctttttctttttcttttctttcttgatcatatttttctctcatttttctttGATCTTCTCTCACCTCACTAGGATTTAACGGTACAAGATTGATCTTTTGATCATGATACATAAAAGAGTACTTATTGGAGTATCCATCATGATTGGCTTTTCTATCAAATTGCCAAGGCCTTCCTAATAACAAATGACTAGCTTCCATTGGTACTACATCACACAACACTACATCCtcatattttccaattttaaAACAAATCTCAACTTGTTTATTAACAAGCATTTCTACACTTTCATTAAGCCATTGGAGTTTGTAAGGCTTAGGGTGAGGTTTTGTTTCCAATTTTAGTTTAGAAACCAGACGCGTGCTTGCAACATTTGTACAACTTCCTCCATCAATTATTAAAGAACAAACCTTTCCTTGCACAAAGCATCTTGTATGAAAAAGGTTTTCTCTTTGACTTGTATCCTCCTCCTTTATTTGGCTTCCCAACATTCTTCTCACCATGAGTAAATCTCCACTAGGTATTTCTTCTTCAAACTCCTCATCATAATCACCATCCTCCTCTTCAACaatttcttcattttcttccatAAGCATAGTTCTCTTTGTTGGACATTGAGATGCAATATGTCCTTGGCCTTGACACTTGAAACACTTAACACTTTTGTTAGTTGAAACACTTGAAGAAGAAGATGTAATAGTTTTACCTTTGTTTTCAACCGTGGCTTCCTTAGATGATGAAGCACCTTCCTTCTTTGTTTTGTCCTTCCAACTTTGAGAATTGAAAGTGGTGGAATTTCTCCTTGCTTGGCTCTTTCTTTTGAGTTGTTGTTTAACTTTGATAGCTTGGTGTACCAATTCATCCATTTCAACATAGTGATGAAGTTCCACTATGTCACTAATGTCATGATTTAGACCATGGAGAAACCTAGCCATAGTTGCTTCATCGTCCTCCTCTACATTAGCTCTAATTTTGAGAACTTCCATCTCCTTGAAATATTCTTCAACACTTTTAGAACCTTGAGTGAGCCTTTGCAATTTGTTGTGCAATTCCCTATGATAATAGGAAGGAACAAACCTTCTCCTCATGATTCTTTTCATCTCTTCCCAAGTATCAATTGGTCGTTCTGCATACCTCCTTCTATCTTTGGTCAATTGATCCCACCAAACTAAAGCATACTCCTTGAACTCAATAGAAGCAACCTGCACTTTTTCAAGGTTAGAATAATTGTGACAATTAAAAATTTGTTCAAGTTTAGTCTCCCATTCTAGATATGCCTCCGGGTCACTCTTCCCAACAAAAGTTGGAACTTTAATTTTTATGCCCCTCAAATTATCTCCCCCTTGTCTCCTTCTACGTCTTCTTTCCTCCTCATCGCCACTACCATCATTAGAATTTTGGGGCCTCCTTTCCAACTCATCAATTCTTTGTTGAAGTTGTTCACCTTGttctcttaacaatctttcaaAATTGTCACGCATGGCTGCGATCTGAACAGTTAAAGCTGCTGTTCTAGGTGAAGGTGGACTAGACATAATTGTGAAATATTTGTGAAATTAGGAACAAGTGTTTAAAAATGGACCTTACCACTCTACTCACGTGTTTACACTCAATCACTCATGTTTTACTCAATTTTTATTATCTTTTGGCTttttttttctaataaaaacACTCTGCCTTTTACCACTCAATTTGCTCTTTTAGTTCTTTAGAGAAACCAAAATGAATCAACACAAAGAAATCAATTTCAGATgataatcaacacacaaaaaacaGCAAACAAAAAAAAGAGACTCTAAAACAAAGGAAACAAGGAGAATTTTAAGAGTGTGGCAAGAAAAAAATATAgaacttttctcttctttttttttttatttttttttttattttttattttttgaatcaCAATCTTTAACAATGAGATcctttttttatatatttttttcttcttataactctttttttttcgattttttttatAATGATAAATGGATAATAATGAAGAACAAAGAATATATACGATTTACCACATTTTGGCCCTTTTTTTTTTGGAATATGCTCTGATTACCACTTGATATGAACTAACCTTTGAGACTTATGCATTTCCTTCAAAATTCCTGAaacaactttgttaacttttggaatattaattcttttgtgactcagaggaagtaatctgccttataattgaaagaatgacagaatttgatacatgcatataaaataaacgagattgatatgaaataaaagagaaataagaaatggaattaagtagaaggggcgccacactctttctaatccaagagagaatgataagcctatggatgaggatcaccacaagaaaaggatttcttgataagatcaattttggtccaatccagaacctaagagcaaatactctcacttacacaatgtgtaaacttgccaaaattcattgatctaaaaagaagatacatgcctcctttatataggaatggcttaagataaaaaaataactcctaagaaaacaaaagggtttcaaccactaattatcatgatagtggattgagttattacaaagaaagtgcaaaataaagAAGAGATAGTGGGGTTTTTGAAAGGGCAAAATAATGGCAATTCTTTATTTACCACTTCTCTTGTAATTTTCGTCCATTATAGTGTGGTTATtggtatttcctttatttttatttatttatgcattattGGGCCTCTTATCACATGCTTGGATGATAAGAATAAACTTGGGCTCTTTTTCTTCAATCTGGCCCATGCATTCTATTGACTTGATCATGAAGTGAACTAAAGCATCATTGACTCTTCTTGCACGTGCCCTTGTCATAGGACCTCCTAAGCCTTGCATTGTATCATTTATGTCTTGGATTATGTCCTCATCAACAACGTATTTGGGAGGGAAAGAAATCCGCATTCCTAATACAGAGATCGTCAACATCGCTGGAGCGGAAGGCATGACTCGAAGTGGCCGTGTATTCGCTCCTAAATACACTCCTTGGGTGTCTCCAGCACCCACAATTGTCTCGCCTAAAGAGAAGGCAACTCCTACGCCGACTCCGCAGGCAGGGGCAAATGTACCCGCCACTCCAACCGTGACGACTGCTCCGGTATTGACGAGAGTTATTGACAATGATAAAGCTGTAGAGGCAGAAGTCTCCAAGGGTAAAGGGCCGATGGTTGAAAAAGAACAGTTTGATGATCACAAGAAGAGTATCACTTTTGAGGAAAGTCAGGAATTCCTCAAACTGATCAGAAAAAGTGACTTCAAGATTGTTGAACAGTTGAATCAAACGCCTTCTAAAATATCAATTTTGTATTTCCTATTGAGTTCTGAGGATCATCGCAAAGCATTTCTGAAAGTTCTAAATACCGCTCACGTGATGCAAGATATCATGGTCGATCAATTTGACGATGTGGTTTCCAACATCACCGCCAGTAGGTATTTGGGATTTAATGAAGCGGAGTTACCTCCTGAGGGAAAGGCCCATAACAAAGCACTGTATATTTCGGTCACATGTACTGACTCTCTCTTATCCCGAGTCCTTGTTGATACTAGATCCTCGCCTAATGTACTGCCAAAATCTACATTAAGCCAGCTACAATTTAAGGGGCCTGAGATGAGAACCAGTGCATTAATTGTTAGAGATTTCGACGGTTCCCAAAGGCAGGTAATTGGGGAGGTCGATTTTCCTATCTGTGTTGGACCACACCAGTTCGATATCACTTTTCAAGTCATGGACATCAACCTagcctacagttgtttgttgggccGACCATGGATTCATGCCGTTGGGGAAGTCACTtccactttgcaccagaagttgaagtacTTGATAGATGACAAGCTGGTAAttgtgtgtggggaagaagatTTGTTGGTTAGTGAACTCTCTTCCTTCAGATATGTTAAAATAGATAAGGGGATCGTCGAGGTTCTGCTTCACTGTCTAGAATATGAAGATGTCAGTTCCGCCTCCGCCAACAACAATCAATCATCCGCTACCATCTTATCCTCAACGAAGAGTGCCAAGCAGACATTGGAGAAAGGCCCGCTTCCCGGTTGGGGCAAGGTCGTCAATGTGGCAGAAAAGCGCGACAGGTTTGGTATCGGTTATCACCCAGCAACACGCAAGGTGAGTCCGAAGAAAAAGCAATTCAACCCGGTCAAGTTCTGCAGCGCCGACTATCAAAATGAGCATACTGTAGCAGTCACCGGAGAGTCCAGTGGTAACAAGCCAGGGGCACCCAGCCTCGTCCGCAGATATCCTCCAGGATTCAAGCTTCCCAATTGGACGGCCGCCGTGATACCTATGGTGTACTCGGAAAAAacgtaatgcattttgttttctctGTCCCTCGTCCCTGCCCGAGACGAGAGGATAGCTTGTAAGGGCCCccatgtttaaaagtattatgtgaataaataagagtacttttttgcatgcaaaactcgtgttccttttctttcagttatttttccttttcactaaaaaacaacaaaatggcaaaagatttcttctttttccactttttctcaaaaaaaagcatactaaaataagctcatcatATGCAGAGCAAATAACATCACTGATTACAACATGGCTAAAATCAATCGTGAATCGGGACTTCCAATCAACCAAGCTGAAGATGACAGTAAGGAAGATTGCGAATTACCAGCTGAACTAGCATGACTCCTTGAGCACAAGGAGAAGGAGATCCAGCCATACAAAGAACCAGTGGATGTTATTAATTTGGGTTCTGAAACTGATAAAAAAGAGGTGAAAGTTGGGGCATCTCTCGCCAAGTATGTACACTCCGAGTTGGTAGATCTGTTGCGTGAATATGTGgacgtcttcgcttggtcgtatcaagatatgaCAA is a window of Lathyrus oleraceus cultivar Zhongwan6 chromosome 6, CAAS_Psat_ZW6_1.0, whole genome shotgun sequence DNA encoding:
- the LOC127094658 gene encoding uncharacterized protein LOC127094658, encoding MSSSTTYLGGKEIRIPNTEIVNIAGAEGMTRSGRVFAPKYTPWVSPAPTIVSPKEKATPTPTPQAGANVPATPTVTTAPVLTRVIDNDKAVEAEVSKGKGPMVEKEQFDDHKKSITFEESQEFLKLIRKSDFKIVEQLNQTPSKISILYFLLSSEDHRKAFLKVLNTAHVMQDIMVDQFDDVVSNITASRYLGFNEAELPPEGKAHNKALYISVTCTDSLLSRVLVDTRSSPNVLPKSTLSQLQFKGPEMRTSALIVRDFDGSQRQVIGEVDFPICVGPHQFDITFQVMDINLAYSCLLGRPWIHAVGEVTSTLHQKLKYLIDDKLVIVCGEEDLLVSELSSFRYVKIDKGIVEVLLHCLEYEDVSSASANNNQSSATILSSTKSAKQTLEKGPLPGWGKVVNVAEKRDRFGIGYHPATRKVSPKKKQFNPVKFCSADYQNEHTVAVTGESSGNKPGAPSLVRRYPPGFKLPNWTAAVIPMVYSEKT